In one Shewanella loihica PV-4 genomic region, the following are encoded:
- a CDS encoding ACT domain-containing protein, with the protein MARMTLAVHPQLYSIHSFSPDSELVPEVFRQPMFFIGKTKDELSVVVPAELQLDSLEEESDWRCLEVVGPLGFSMTGILASVSGTLAEAKISIFAISTFDTDYILVKKDKLQQAIQALKKTNYQIIHYQA; encoded by the coding sequence ATGGCTCGAATGACGTTAGCGGTACATCCTCAGCTATACAGTATTCACAGCTTCAGCCCAGACAGTGAGTTAGTGCCCGAGGTGTTTCGTCAGCCCATGTTTTTCATCGGCAAGACCAAAGATGAACTCTCTGTGGTGGTTCCCGCCGAGCTGCAACTCGACAGCCTCGAAGAGGAGAGCGACTGGCGCTGCCTCGAGGTGGTCGGTCCGCTGGGTTTCTCCATGACGGGGATCCTCGCCAGCGTCTCAGGCACCTTGGCAGAAGCCAAGATCAGCATCTTTGCCATCTCTACCTTCGATACCGATTATATTCTGGTGAAGAAGGACAAGCTGCAACAGGCGATACAGGCGCTGAAGAAGACCAACTATCAGATCATTCATTACCAGGCCTAA
- a CDS encoding HPr family phosphocarrier protein produces the protein MYQKTVTIMAEHGIHTRPAALLVKAAKAYDCDIIVECQGKQASAKSLFKLQTLGLYKGVEVKVSADGEQAKPAVDTVAELLITLS, from the coding sequence ATGTACCAAAAAACAGTCACCATCATGGCCGAGCACGGCATTCATACCCGGCCAGCCGCCCTGCTCGTTAAGGCAGCTAAGGCCTATGATTGTGACATCATAGTGGAATGCCAGGGCAAGCAGGCCAGCGCCAAAAGCCTGTTTAAGCTGCAGACCCTGGGCCTTTACAAGGGCGTGGAGGTCAAGGTCAGCGCCGATGGCGAGCAGGCAAAGCCAGCGGTTGATACCGTTGCCGAGCTGCTCATCACCTTAAGTTAA
- the dapE gene encoding succinyl-diaminopimelate desuccinylase, which yields MSQDVLTLAQDLIARASVTPLDEGCQPLMAKRLAAKGFNIEPMVFEDTTNMWARRGDQGPLFCFAGHTDVVPVGDLNRWHTPPFEPVVIDGYLHGRGAADMKGSLAAMVVATERFVDKHPDHKGSIAFLITSDEEGPFINGTTRVIDTLEARNEKITWSLVGEPSSTHKLGDIVKNGRRGSLTGNLTVKGVQGHVAYPHLADNPIHKAAPALDELARMKWDNGNEFFPPTSFQIANINGGTGASNVIPGSLEVMFNFRYSTEVTAEILIQRVLNILDAHGLDYDISWIFNGLPFLTDAGPLLDATREAIYEITGTETDPQTSGGTSDGRFIAPTGAQVIELGPVNATIHKVNECVKVEDIEQLAKVYERILEKLLC from the coding sequence ATGAGCCAGGATGTCCTCACGCTGGCCCAGGATCTGATTGCCAGAGCCTCGGTCACCCCGCTAGACGAAGGTTGTCAGCCACTGATGGCCAAACGCCTCGCGGCCAAGGGATTTAATATCGAGCCTATGGTGTTTGAAGACACCACCAATATGTGGGCGCGACGCGGCGATCAAGGCCCGCTGTTTTGCTTTGCCGGCCATACGGATGTGGTGCCAGTGGGCGATCTTAATCGCTGGCACACACCGCCCTTCGAGCCCGTGGTGATCGACGGCTACCTTCACGGACGCGGCGCCGCCGACATGAAAGGCTCACTGGCCGCCATGGTGGTCGCCACCGAGCGTTTCGTCGACAAGCACCCGGATCACAAAGGCTCCATCGCCTTTCTGATCACCAGCGACGAGGAAGGCCCCTTCATCAACGGTACCACGCGGGTGATCGACACCCTGGAGGCCCGCAACGAGAAGATCACCTGGTCTCTGGTTGGCGAGCCATCATCTACCCATAAGCTGGGGGATATCGTCAAGAATGGCCGTCGCGGCAGCCTCACGGGTAACCTCACCGTCAAGGGCGTTCAGGGCCATGTCGCCTATCCCCATCTGGCCGACAATCCTATCCACAAGGCGGCCCCCGCCCTGGATGAACTGGCGCGCATGAAATGGGACAACGGCAACGAGTTTTTCCCGCCTACCAGTTTTCAAATCGCCAATATCAATGGCGGCACTGGCGCCTCAAACGTGATCCCGGGTAGCCTGGAGGTGATGTTTAACTTCCGCTACTCCACCGAAGTTACCGCGGAGATCTTGATCCAGCGGGTTCTCAACATCTTAGATGCCCATGGACTGGACTATGATATCAGCTGGATCTTCAACGGCCTGCCGTTTCTCACCGACGCGGGGCCGTTGCTGGACGCCACCCGCGAAGCCATCTACGAGATCACGGGCACAGAGACCGATCCCCAGACATCGGGCGGCACCTCGGATGGGCGCTTCATCGCCCCCACGGGCGCCCAGGTGATCGAGCTTGGCCCGGTTAACGCTACCATTCACAAGGTGAACGAGTGCGTCAAGGTCGAGGATATCGAGCAGCTGGCCAAGGTGTATGAACGTATCCTGGAAAAACTGCTTTGCTAA
- a CDS encoding M15 family metallopeptidase, producing MLTPDANSRKAAEALASTSEQMDLYGEGNLPLMECQGHRLAPECAAQFIKMQTAAAIDGIEIAICSSYRDFDRQLGIWNAKASGKRPVLDKASRPIDIQRLDDNQLLDAILLWSAMPGMSRHHWGTDLDLFDAKNISRESLQLIDSEYHPGGPCHQLHLWLMANAADFGFYFPYQLGLSGVSPEPWHLSYYPLADTYLATFDTDKLKARLEQANIELKAPILTRLEALVSRYVYFVAPSPNGPVNPIIKK from the coding sequence TTGCTAACCCCTGACGCCAATAGCCGTAAGGCCGCCGAAGCCCTAGCTAGCACTAGCGAGCAAATGGATCTTTACGGCGAAGGCAACTTGCCCCTGATGGAATGTCAGGGGCACAGATTAGCCCCCGAGTGCGCCGCCCAGTTCATTAAGATGCAGACAGCCGCCGCCATTGATGGCATAGAGATAGCCATCTGCTCTAGCTACCGCGATTTTGACCGCCAGCTCGGGATCTGGAATGCCAAGGCGAGTGGCAAACGGCCTGTTCTAGACAAGGCCTCTCGCCCCATAGATATCCAGCGCTTAGACGATAATCAGCTGCTAGATGCCATCCTGCTCTGGTCGGCAATGCCGGGCATGTCGCGCCATCACTGGGGCACAGATCTCGACCTGTTTGATGCCAAAAACATCAGCCGTGAATCGTTACAACTCATCGACAGCGAATATCACCCGGGCGGCCCCTGTCATCAGCTGCATCTGTGGTTAATGGCAAATGCCGCCGATTTCGGCTTCTATTTTCCCTATCAATTGGGTCTAAGTGGCGTCAGCCCAGAGCCCTGGCACCTGAGCTATTATCCCCTCGCCGATACGTATCTGGCCACCTTCGATACAGATAAGCTTAAGGCGCGGCTCGAGCAGGCGAATATTGAGCTTAAGGCCCCTATTCTCACCCGTCTGGAGGCGCTGGTTTCGCGCTACGTCTATTTTGTCGCGCCCTCACCAAACGGGCCGGTTAACCCCATTATCAAGAAGTGA
- a CDS encoding LacI family DNA-binding transcriptional regulator, translating to MTTKATSIDIAYRAGVSQSTVSRALRNSPLVNEETRLRVQAIAKELNYKVDKNASNLRTQSSLTLALLLCEDPTNDDSLINPFFLSMLGSITRATAQQGYDLLVSFQQLSSDWHADYEDSNKADGIILLGYGDYMDYEEKLNKLAAQNTHLVIWGPAQHKSSVLSIGCDNRQGGVLATEHLLAKGRRNIAFIGDASSHSPEFQARYLGHQQALKAAGVPLQKNLQVDAISTESSGFEAANQLLAQKRSFDAIFAASDLIAIGAMRALKEQGLRVPEDVSVVGYDDIPVASFANPPLTTIKQNTKLAGEILVESLLKQIKGQEVSNQLIPTSLIERESCGEKR from the coding sequence ATGACAACGAAAGCTACCTCTATCGATATCGCTTACCGCGCCGGGGTGTCACAATCCACGGTATCGCGGGCATTGCGAAACAGTCCGCTCGTCAATGAAGAGACGCGCTTGAGAGTACAGGCCATTGCCAAGGAACTTAATTACAAGGTCGACAAGAACGCCAGCAACCTGCGCACTCAAAGCAGTCTGACCCTGGCGCTGTTATTGTGTGAAGATCCCACCAACGACGATTCGCTGATCAATCCATTCTTCCTCTCCATGTTGGGTTCTATCACCCGGGCAACGGCGCAGCAGGGCTATGATCTCCTGGTCTCCTTTCAGCAGCTTAGCAGCGATTGGCACGCCGATTATGAAGACAGCAATAAGGCCGATGGCATTATTCTGCTCGGTTACGGCGACTACATGGATTACGAGGAGAAGCTCAATAAGCTGGCGGCGCAGAATACTCACCTAGTGATTTGGGGTCCGGCGCAGCATAAGTCCTCCGTGCTCTCCATTGGTTGTGATAACCGTCAGGGGGGCGTGTTGGCCACCGAGCATCTGCTGGCCAAGGGGCGGCGTAATATCGCCTTCATCGGCGATGCCTCAAGCCATAGCCCAGAATTTCAGGCGCGCTACTTGGGTCATCAACAGGCGCTCAAGGCGGCAGGTGTGCCGCTACAGAAAAACCTGCAGGTGGATGCCATCAGCACGGAAAGCTCGGGCTTCGAGGCGGCCAATCAACTGCTGGCGCAGAAACGTTCCTTCGACGCCATCTTCGCCGCCAGCGATCTCATCGCCATCGGCGCCATGCGGGCGCTGAAAGAGCAGGGGCTGAGGGTGCCTGAGGATGTGTCTGTCGTGGGTTATGACGACATTCCTGTGGCGAGCTTCGCCAATCCGCCGCTGACCACCATCAAGCAGAACACTAAACTCGCCGGTGAGATCTTGGTTGAGAGCCTGCTGAAGCAGATCAAGGGGCAGGAGGTGAGCAATCAGTTGATCCCCACCAGCCTGATCGAGCGCGAGTCCTGCGGCGAAAAGCGTTAG
- the ptsP gene encoding phosphoenolpyruvate--protein phosphotransferase: MTMRGIAVSAGIAFGQAKVLRTYESKLDYHLLPPSQLAREQQRLNRALKTLIKQSQACAAKLDPESDNYQLIEADLLLLEDEELLAELSDTIGKRQFSAALAVEHSFAKQAQAMQEADSPYLARRAEDVLSLGQRLIRTLLTGHCDNLSRLPENAIVLAKDITPAEFATLPLERVSALVLQTGGVTSHTAILARSAGIPTLMSCPWQTLEVTDGMVLAVDAINGELYLEPDETQIDDLNAQKQQADERKSALLALKGTVTQTKDGRSIPLLANVGCISEINHLADVGAEGVGLFRTEFLFMNNHELPDENRQYQLYCDALQLLDGKPLTIRSMDLGADKEVPTLAMDSEENPALGLRGVRYTLAHPKLFSAQLKAILRAANHGPIRLMFPMVNQVEELEAVLALLELCKQELVEAEKGFGELELGIVVETPAAVFNLASMLPLLDFVSIGTNDLTQYTMAADRANPLLIDQYPVLSPVIIRLIAQIIEQAKAAKVRVSMCGELASNPSATALLIGLGLEEFSVNLASLLEVKQALSRWSYPDCVELAHKALQISRIDALNQLLTHCHS, from the coding sequence ATGACGATGAGAGGCATAGCGGTATCGGCGGGCATCGCCTTCGGGCAGGCCAAGGTGCTTCGCACCTATGAAAGCAAACTCGACTATCACCTCTTGCCTCCCTCCCAGCTCGCCCGCGAGCAGCAAAGACTCAATCGCGCCCTCAAGACCCTCATCAAACAAAGCCAGGCCTGCGCCGCCAAGCTAGATCCCGAATCGGACAACTACCAGCTGATCGAAGCCGATCTCCTGCTGTTAGAGGATGAAGAGTTACTGGCCGAGCTCAGCGACACCATAGGCAAGCGCCAGTTTTCAGCGGCCCTGGCGGTGGAGCACAGCTTCGCCAAACAGGCCCAGGCGATGCAAGAGGCAGACTCCCCCTATCTCGCAAGGCGCGCCGAAGATGTGCTGAGTCTGGGTCAGCGCCTGATCCGCACCCTGCTTACCGGACACTGCGACAACCTCAGCCGCCTGCCGGAAAATGCTATCGTCCTAGCTAAAGATATTACCCCGGCCGAGTTCGCCACCCTGCCACTTGAGCGCGTCAGCGCCTTGGTACTGCAGACCGGCGGCGTCACCAGCCATACCGCGATCCTGGCCCGCAGCGCGGGCATTCCCACTCTGATGAGCTGCCCCTGGCAGACACTAGAGGTGACGGATGGCATGGTGTTGGCGGTAGATGCCATCAATGGCGAGCTCTATCTTGAGCCCGACGAGACGCAGATAGATGATCTTAACGCCCAGAAACAGCAGGCGGACGAGCGCAAGTCGGCGCTACTGGCCTTAAAAGGCACAGTCACCCAGACTAAGGATGGCCGCTCCATTCCCCTGCTGGCAAATGTCGGCTGTATCAGCGAAATCAATCACCTGGCCGATGTGGGCGCCGAGGGGGTTGGCCTGTTTCGCACCGAATTTCTGTTTATGAACAACCACGAGCTGCCGGACGAGAACCGCCAGTATCAGCTCTACTGTGACGCTTTGCAGCTGCTCGACGGCAAGCCGCTCACCATTCGCAGCATGGATCTGGGCGCCGACAAGGAGGTGCCAACCCTCGCCATGGACAGCGAGGAGAATCCTGCACTGGGCCTCAGAGGCGTCAGGTACACACTCGCCCATCCTAAGCTGTTTAGTGCCCAGCTCAAGGCGATCCTCAGGGCCGCCAACCATGGTCCTATCCGCCTCATGTTTCCCATGGTCAATCAGGTGGAGGAACTCGAAGCGGTTCTTGCGCTGCTGGAGCTGTGCAAACAGGAGCTTGTGGAGGCGGAAAAAGGCTTTGGTGAACTCGAGCTTGGCATAGTGGTGGAAACCCCGGCGGCGGTGTTTAATCTCGCCTCCATGCTCCCCCTGCTGGATTTTGTCAGCATAGGCACCAACGATCTCACCCAATATACTATGGCCGCCGACCGCGCCAATCCACTGCTGATCGACCAATATCCGGTGCTCTCGCCTGTGATCATCCGCCTGATCGCCCAGATTATCGAACAAGCCAAGGCTGCCAAGGTGCGAGTCTCCATGTGTGGCGAGCTGGCCAGTAACCCCAGCGCCACAGCGCTCCTAATAGGCCTTGGGCTCGAGGAGTTTAGCGTCAACCTGGCCTCACTACTCGAGGTTAAACAGGCCCTCAGTCGTTGGTCTTACCCAGATTGTGTCGAACTTGCGCACAAGGCCTTGCAAATTTCGCGCATCGATGCGTTAAATCAATTATTAACACACTGTCACTCTTGA
- a CDS encoding alpha/beta fold hydrolase, which yields MNLDSFRHSFNLNGQQMSYLDIGQGPVLLLGHSYLWDSAMWAPQLAHLSQHYRCIVPDLWAHGHSDVLPSGCRSLKHLAEHYLALMDSLEIDEFSILGLSVGGMWGTELTLMAPRRVKTLVMMGCFLGFEPEVSRAKYYAMLDAMTAAGRLPEPLIEQIAPLFFSDNVEQKQPELIASFKASLASIAPERLESISRLGRIIFGRRDIMEDIEQLTLPTLIMTGTQDKPSPVLEAYLMHDAIDGSEFLHIPEAGHISTLEQSEWINQHLSDFFGKHLG from the coding sequence ATGAACCTCGACAGTTTTCGTCATAGTTTCAATCTAAACGGCCAGCAGATGAGCTATCTGGATATCGGCCAGGGACCTGTACTCCTGCTGGGCCACAGCTACCTTTGGGACAGCGCCATGTGGGCGCCGCAGCTTGCCCACCTGAGCCAGCACTACCGCTGTATCGTGCCCGATCTCTGGGCGCATGGTCATTCAGATGTTCTACCAAGCGGTTGCCGCTCGCTCAAACATCTGGCCGAGCACTATCTGGCGCTGATGGACAGCCTGGAGATCGATGAGTTTTCCATTCTTGGCCTGTCAGTTGGCGGCATGTGGGGCACCGAGTTGACCCTGATGGCGCCGCGCCGGGTAAAGACCTTGGTGATGATGGGCTGTTTCCTCGGCTTCGAACCCGAAGTCAGCCGCGCCAAGTATTACGCCATGCTCGATGCCATGACTGCCGCAGGTCGGTTACCTGAGCCGCTGATTGAGCAGATAGCGCCGCTATTCTTTAGTGACAATGTCGAGCAGAAACAGCCTGAGCTTATCGCCTCCTTTAAGGCGTCGCTCGCGAGCATTGCGCCAGAACGGCTGGAGAGCATATCACGCCTTGGCCGCATCATCTTCGGTCGCCGCGACATCATGGAAGATATCGAGCAGCTGACCCTGCCGACCCTTATCATGACGGGCACCCAGGATAAGCCCAGCCCCGTGCTGGAGGCCTATCTGATGCACGATGCCATCGACGGCAGCGAGTTTTTGCATATCCCCGAGGCGGGACATATCTCGACA
- a CDS encoding methyl-accepting chemotaxis protein — protein MLAILRRFTILQRLILMLVLAAIGTFVFASFSINEQRNNLIKQKWLQNDAQLSTLLSVIDTHYRQSQQNILTPEDAQREAANLVNQIQYGESGYFLLFDADHTLLANGASPDQLGIKASKLTSQMGGNALDKLLDKAMASGIAKASMEMRNPITGEQEEALMEARTFPAWQWTLVTTSYMSDVNDTTISVMYNYLGIMLLISVPIFAFFLILNHSISSPLNQAIDAMKDIAEGEGDLTKRLPTQGKDEVVALAIAFNNFVGKINKMVADLQPVGHDLNQDADRLFNAVAESNASVDHLHQETSSVATAINQMLSTTHEMASSTQQAADAANSVKQQAQDSKQQMDGTVENTHKLVQELKNAEGITQHLGVSSEQIGSILDVIRGIADQTNLLALNAAIEAARAGAHGRGFAVVADEVRALANRTQDSTNEIQKIITDIQNGVANVMHSNSDTQTQSVELQQQAQAVGESLNTILELIAHISDMNTQLASATEEQSLVTEEINRNICSITELSEVSVKANESNRMAAESLRQISQTSAKILGQFKV, from the coding sequence ATGCTTGCGATCCTCAGAAGGTTCACCATTCTACAGCGCCTCATCTTAATGCTGGTGCTTGCCGCCATAGGCACCTTTGTCTTCGCCAGCTTTTCGATCAACGAGCAGCGCAACAACCTGATTAAGCAGAAATGGCTGCAAAACGACGCGCAGCTATCCACGCTCCTGAGTGTGATCGACACTCACTACCGCCAGAGCCAGCAAAATATCCTGACGCCAGAAGACGCCCAGCGAGAGGCGGCGAATCTGGTCAATCAGATCCAATATGGCGAGAGCGGCTATTTCCTGCTGTTCGATGCAGATCATACCCTGCTGGCCAATGGTGCATCGCCTGACCAGCTCGGCATCAAGGCATCAAAGCTCACCAGCCAGATGGGCGGCAACGCTTTAGATAAGTTACTGGACAAGGCCATGGCCTCGGGCATCGCCAAGGCCAGCATGGAGATGAGAAACCCTATCACAGGCGAGCAGGAAGAAGCCCTGATGGAAGCCCGCACCTTCCCTGCCTGGCAGTGGACACTGGTGACTACCTCTTACATGAGCGATGTCAACGACACCACCATCAGCGTGATGTACAACTATCTGGGGATCATGTTGCTGATCTCTGTGCCTATCTTTGCCTTCTTCCTGATCCTCAATCACTCCATCAGCTCGCCGCTGAATCAGGCTATCGATGCGATGAAAGATATTGCCGAGGGTGAAGGCGATCTGACCAAGCGCCTGCCCACCCAAGGCAAAGATGAAGTGGTGGCCCTCGCCATCGCCTTCAACAACTTCGTAGGTAAGATCAACAAGATGGTTGCCGATCTCCAACCGGTTGGACACGATCTCAACCAGGACGCCGACCGTTTATTTAATGCCGTTGCCGAATCTAACGCCAGTGTCGATCACCTGCATCAGGAGACCAGTAGCGTCGCCACCGCCATCAATCAGATGCTCTCCACCACTCATGAGATGGCCAGCAGCACCCAGCAGGCAGCCGATGCCGCTAACAGCGTCAAGCAGCAGGCTCAGGACAGTAAGCAGCAGATGGACGGCACGGTAGAGAATACCCATAAGTTGGTTCAGGAGCTGAAGAATGCCGAAGGCATCACCCAGCACCTTGGGGTGTCTTCCGAGCAGATCGGCAGCATATTGGATGTGATCCGCGGCATCGCCGATCAGACCAACCTGCTGGCGTTAAACGCCGCCATCGAGGCCGCCCGCGCCGGCGCCCATGGCCGAGGCTTCGCCGTGGTGGCCGACGAGGTGCGCGCCCTGGCCAATCGCACCCAAGACTCCACCAACGAGATCCAGAAGATCATCACTGATATTCAAAATGGCGTCGCCAACGTGATGCACAGCAACAGCGATACGCAGACCCAATCGGTGGAGCTGCAGCAGCAAGCCCAGGCCGTGGGTGAATCCCTCAACACCATCCTAGAGCTGATCGCCCATATCAGCGACATGAACACCCAGCTAGCCAGCGCCACCGAGGAGCAGTCCCTGGTGACCGAAGAGATCAACCGCAACATCTGCAGCATCACTGAGCTGTCTGAGGTATCGGTCAAGGCCAACGAGAGCAATCGCATGGCCGCCGAGTCTCTGCGTCAAATCAGTCAGACCAGCGCCAAGATCTTGGGTCAGTTCAAGGTTTAA
- a CDS encoding DUF3334 family protein, with translation MTSQVISSDDILLKLCHSVCRVLTSTTGSQVSHAAMVQSITKTCLKPDLGCFSIFDGGFSGLVVINFSAPAAVEIYQAYMKQMGMPESELAFSHTSDEVGDVMGELMNQILGDFIVKVNKELQTSINQSQPKMLTINKELTISIDTNLDEAVARRVAFKTARNHIFYLEYAMDKTEFIKLADFEHEEDDPDALLAQHGQGSQAADPSWSAAVNSAVVVDDSDDLMKELGI, from the coding sequence ATGACCTCGCAAGTGATCAGTTCCGACGATATTTTGCTAAAACTCTGCCATTCGGTGTGCCGGGTGCTGACCAGTACCACGGGCAGCCAGGTGAGCCATGCCGCCATGGTGCAGAGCATCACTAAGACCTGCCTCAAACCAGATCTTGGCTGCTTCTCCATCTTCGACGGTGGATTCTCAGGCCTTGTGGTGATCAACTTTTCGGCCCCGGCGGCGGTGGAGATCTACCAAGCCTATATGAAGCAGATGGGGATGCCCGAGTCTGAGCTGGCCTTCTCCCATACCTCGGATGAGGTGGGGGATGTGATGGGCGAGTTGATGAACCAGATCCTGGGCGACTTTATCGTCAAGGTAAACAAGGAGCTGCAGACCTCGATCAATCAGAGTCAGCCTAAGATGCTGACCATTAACAAAGAACTGACCATCTCCATCGACACCAACCTGGATGAGGCGGTGGCGCGCCGCGTCGCCTTCAAGACCGCCAGAAACCATATCTTCTATCTGGAATACGCCATGGATAAGACTGAATTTATCAAGCTGGCAGATTTCGAGCATGAGGAAGACGATCCCGATGCCTTGCTGGCCCAGCACGGTCAAGGAAGCCAGGCGGCAGACCCTTCTTGGTCGGCGGCAGTTAATAGTGCCGTTGTGGTCGACGATTCTGATGATCTGATGAAGGAGCTTGGGATATAA
- a CDS encoding ArsC family reductase has translation MTLYGIKNCDTVKKALKWLDANQQAVTFHDFRVDGLTEAQLNTWVEQIGWESLFNKRSTSFRNLSDAEKADIDQAKAVALMLTYPTLIKRPVLEHQGELSVGFKPAQYEEIFNR, from the coding sequence TTGACCCTATACGGTATTAAGAATTGCGACACAGTTAAGAAAGCCCTCAAATGGCTCGATGCCAACCAACAAGCCGTCACCTTTCACGACTTTCGCGTCGACGGTCTCACCGAAGCGCAGCTTAACACCTGGGTCGAACAGATTGGCTGGGAGAGCCTGTTTAACAAACGCAGCACCAGTTTCCGTAACCTGAGCGACGCCGAGAAGGCCGACATAGACCAAGCCAAAGCCGTTGCCCTCATGCTCACCTATCCCACCCTGATCAAGCGCCCGGTGCTGGAACATCAGGGAGAGCTCAGCGTCGGTTTCAAGCCGGCACAATATGAGGAGATCTTCAACCGATGA
- a CDS encoding 3'-5' exonuclease, which yields MSQDAIVVLDFETTGLSPLQGDRAIEIGAVKLQQGVVVDRFQQLMNPGFAVSSFIADYTGITNAMLSDAPSCETVMADFADFIQGCHLVAHNASFDQKFLTAEFARIDLEQSQPFACSLLLARRLFQAVPNHQLGTLVNYLGIANDGVFHRALNDAEVTGALWLALSDAVSQRWACPAPSFELMLKLQRQPKHQLEKFMRAYLG from the coding sequence ATGTCCCAAGATGCCATAGTGGTATTGGATTTTGAAACCACAGGCCTCTCCCCCTTACAGGGCGATCGTGCCATCGAGATAGGGGCGGTTAAATTACAGCAAGGTGTAGTGGTCGATAGGTTTCAGCAGCTGATGAATCCCGGCTTTGCCGTCAGCAGTTTCATCGCTGATTACACAGGGATCACCAATGCGATGCTCAGTGATGCGCCAAGTTGCGAGACCGTGATGGCTGACTTTGCCGACTTCATCCAGGGATGTCATCTGGTGGCTCACAACGCCAGTTTCGATCAGAAATTTTTAACGGCGGAATTTGCGCGCATCGACCTGGAGCAATCCCAGCCCTTTGCCTGTTCGCTGCTGCTGGCAAGACGCCTGTTTCAAGCGGTGCCTAACCATCAGCTAGGCACCTTAGTGAATTATTTAGGTATCGCCAACGATGGCGTGTTTCACCGCGCGCTGAACGACGCCGAGGTTACCGGTGCCTTATGGCTGGCGCTGAGCGATGCGGTATCACAGAGATGGGCCTGCCCTGCACCCAGTTTTGAATTGATGCTTAAGCTACAACGTCAACCTAAGCATCAGCTAGAAAAGTTTATGCGAGCCTATTTAGGCTAA
- the crr gene encoding PTS glucose transporter subunit IIA, with the protein MGFLSRIRRLISGQPPITGGIDVYAPVSGEIVAIEKVPDVVFAEKIVGDGIAIAPKGKQIVAPVDGTIGKIFETNHAFSIESPQGLELFVHFGVGTVELRGNGFTRLAEEGQQVKAGDPILEFDLDYLKAHVESLLTPVVLANMEDIQGLDKRHGSIEAGKDVIFSVQL; encoded by the coding sequence ATGGGATTTTTGAGCCGCATAAGACGTTTAATTTCTGGTCAGCCACCTATCACGGGCGGCATCGACGTGTACGCGCCAGTGTCGGGCGAGATAGTGGCTATCGAGAAAGTGCCGGATGTGGTCTTTGCCGAGAAGATAGTCGGTGACGGTATTGCCATCGCGCCCAAGGGCAAACAGATAGTGGCGCCGGTAGATGGCACCATAGGTAAGATTTTCGAAACCAACCACGCCTTCAGTATCGAGTCACCCCAAGGGCTCGAGCTGTTTGTGCATTTCGGCGTCGGCACGGTAGAACTCAGGGGCAACGGCTTTACCCGTCTGGCCGAAGAGGGTCAACAGGTTAAGGCTGGCGATCCCATACTCGAATTCGATCTCGACTACCTCAAGGCCCATGTCGAGAGCCTGCTCACGCCTGTGGTGCTGGCGAACATGGAAGATATTCAGGGACTCGACAAGCGTCACGGCAGTATCGAAGCCGGTAAAGATGTGATCTTCTCGGTTCAGCTTTAA